The sequence CCCGGCGCAGATCCAGGTGACCCCGAAGAACACCGTGGCCGAGACCATCACCCACCGCGTGCACCCGGTCGATGGCGCGCGCAAGCGCGAGCTGCTGCTGCACCTGCTGGCGCAGGACAGCCGCGAGCAGACCCTGGTGTTCGGCCGTACCAAGCACGGCTGCGACAAGCTGGCGATGTTCCTGGACAAGGCCGGCATCAAGACCGCCGCGATCCACGGCAACAAGAGCCAGGGCCAGCGCCTGCGTGCGCTGGGCGACTTCAAGGCCGGCCGCGTGACCGTGCTGGTGGCCACCGACATCGCCGCGCGCGGTATCGACATCAACGAGCTGCCGAAGGTCATCAACTACGACCTGCCGATGGTGCCGGAAGACTACGTGCACCGTATCGGCCGTACCGGCCGCAATGGTTCGACCGGCCAGGCGATTTCGCTGGTGGCGCAGGACGAAGCCAAGCTGCTGCGCCAGATCGTGCGCCTGCTCGACAAGGACATGGACATCCGCGACGTGCCGGGCTTCGAGCCGCAGACCCCGATCCGCTGGGGCAACAGCGCGCCGGGCAAGGCCGAAGTGCCGGGTGGCGACCGTTCGCCGCGCAAGCACGCGCGTCGTCCGCACGGTGAAGCGCCGCGTCATGCGCATGCCGGTGCCAAGAGCGGTGGCGGCCAGCGTGACGGTTCCGGCCGCGGTGCGAGCCGTGGCGCCGGCAACGGTGCGCCGCGC is a genomic window of Stenotrophomonas bentonitica containing:
- a CDS encoding DEAD/DEAH box helicase; translated protein: MSFENLGLAPFLLRALSEQGYENPTPIQEQAIPLALEGRDLLAGAQTGTGKTAAFGLPLLQHLGTNPQAVNGPRKPRALVLAPTRELATQVHDSLRSYSKYLRIPSACIYGGVGMGNQFDVLRRGVDLLVACPGRLIDHLERRSVDLSGIEILVLDEADRMLDMGFLPSIKKILAKLPRQNRQTLLFSATFEESIKQLALEFMRDPAQIQVTPKNTVAETITHRVHPVDGARKRELLLHLLAQDSREQTLVFGRTKHGCDKLAMFLDKAGIKTAAIHGNKSQGQRLRALGDFKAGRVTVLVATDIAARGIDINELPKVINYDLPMVPEDYVHRIGRTGRNGSTGQAISLVAQDEAKLLRQIVRLLDKDMDIRDVPGFEPQTPIRWGNSAPGKAEVPGGDRSPRKHARRPHGEAPRHAHAGAKSGGGQRDGSGRGASRGAGNGAPRGGAPSGQRRGGGGRGPGGGGHRAG